One genomic region from Mauremys reevesii isolate NIE-2019 linkage group 7, ASM1616193v1, whole genome shotgun sequence encodes:
- the EFEMP2 gene encoding EGF-containing fibulin-like extracellular matrix protein 2, with product MWPVSCLLLAALVGAALAQELEEPDSYTECTDGYQWDSDTQHCKDVNECETIPEACKGEMKCINHYGGYLCLPRSASVINDVHSENAAPPSAPRPRPPRPSLTASRHNACPQGYEPDGHGSCLDVDECEYELHDCQPSQECINTAGAFHCKCPDGYRKIGSECVDIDECRYRYCQHRCVNSPGSFSCQCEPGFQLASNNRSCVDVNECEMGAPCGQRCFNTYGTFICRCNQGYELDRDGFTCNDIDECSYSSYLCQFQCINEPGRFSCDCPQGYQLLGTRLCQDINECETGAHQCTEAQSCINFHGGYRCVEKNRCLEPYVQVSDNRCLCPTTNPLCREQPSSIVHRYMSITADRTVPSDVFQIQATSVYPGAYNAFQIRSGNEQGEFYIRQINNISAMLVLARPVTGPREYVLDLEMVTMNSLMSYRSSSVLRLTIFVGAYSF from the exons GAATGCACAGACGGATACCAGTGGGACTCAGACACACAGCACTGCAAAG ACGTGAACGAGTGTGAGACCATCCCCGAGGCCTGCAAGGGGGAGATGAAATGCATCAATCACTATGGCGGGTACCTGTGCCTGCCACGCTCAGCCTCCGTCATCAATGACGTGCACTCGGAGAATGCCgcgccccccagtgcccctcgGCCCCGGCCTCCCCGACCCTCACTCACCGCCTCCCGTCACAACGCCTGCCCCCAGGGCTATGAGCCTGATGGGCATGGCTCCTGCCTGG ACGTGGACGAGTGTGAGTACGAGCTGCATGActgccagcccagccaggagTGCATCAACACGGCCGGCGCCTTCCACTGCAAGTGCCCCGACGGCTACCGCAAGATTGGCTCTGAGTGTGTGG acaTCGACGAGTGTCGGTACCGGTACTGCCAGCATCGCTGCGTCAACTCCCCAGGCTCCTTCTCCTGCCAGTGTGAGCCAGGCTTCCAGCTGGCCAGCAACAACCGCTCCTGTGTGG ATGTGAATGAGTGTGAGATGGGGGCGCCGTGTGGGCAGCGCTGTTTCAACACCTATGGCACCTTCATCTGCCGCTGCAACCAGGGCTATGAGCTCGACCGCGACGGCTTCACCTGCAATG ATATTGATGAGTGCAGTTACTCCAGCTACCTGTGCCAGTTCCAGTGCATCAATGAGCCAGGGAGATTCTCCTGCGACTGCCCCCAGGGCTACCAGCTCCTGGGCACCCGCCTCTGCCAAG ACATTAACGAGTGTGAGACGGGCGCCCACCAATGCACCGAGGCCCAGAGCTGCATCAATTTCCATGGGGGCTATCGCTGCGTGGAGAAGAACCGCTGCCTGGAGCCCTACGTGCAGGTGTCTGACAA CCGCTGTCTGTGCCCTACCACGAACCCTCTGTGCCGGGAGCAACCCTCGTCCATCGTGCACCGTTACATGAGTATCACAGCTGACCGGACCGTCCCTTCCGACGTCTTCCAGATCCAGGCCACCAGCGTCTACCCCGGAGCCTACAATGCCTTCCAGATCCGCTCTGGCAATGAGCAGGGGGAGTTCTACATCCGG CAAATCAATAACATCAGTGCGATGCTGGTTCTGGCCCGGCCTGTCACAGGGCCCCGGGAATACGTGCTGGACCTGGAGATGGTGACTATGAACTCACTCATGAGCTACCGCTCCAGCTCGGTGCTGCGCCTCACCATCTTCGTGGGAGCCTATTCCTTCTAG